The following coding sequences are from one Cercospora beticola chromosome 4, complete sequence window:
- a CDS encoding uncharacterized protein (antiSMASH:Cluster_6~MEROPS:MER0014065~SMCOG1036:alpha/beta hydrolase fold protein) produces the protein MPLLNRHGVYLYYEVHGNGRPLLLTHGYSSSSEMWRGQVGALSRQFKLIIWDMRGHGKSDYPRNQQAYSEAHTVADMSAILDHVCGRGTMAIIGGLSLGGYMSMAFYRMYPDRVTALLIIDTGPGFKKDSARDDWNKYANSTAENFERNGLADLQSQSAERSQNMHRNAEGLALAARGMLAQRDSSVIDSLSKIVVPSLVIVGADDKPFIAASDYMAKKIPNAKKVVVPNAGHAVNIDQPGAFLEAIKPFLDEFGSPKAVL, from the exons ATGCCACTCTTGAATCGACACGGCGTGTATCTCTATTACGAGGTTCATGGGAACGGACGTCCGTTGCTGCTAACTCATGGCTATTCTTCCAGCTCTGAGATGTGGAGAGGACAGGTCGGAGCACTGTCAAGACAGTTCAAACTGATAATTTG GGACATGCGAGGCCACGGCAAATCCGACTATCCCAGAAACCAACAAGCGTATTCCGAAGCACATACAGTAGCAGACATGAGCGCTATTCTCGACCACGTCTGCGGCCGTGGCACAATGGCCATCATCGGAGGCCTGAGCCTTGGTGGCTACATGTCAATGGCATTCTATCGAATGTATCCGGATCGAGTCACTGCACTGCTCATCATCGACACTGGACCAGGTTTCAAGAAAGACTCTGCACGAGATGACTGGAACAAGTACGCCAACAGCACGGCCGAGAATTTCGAACGCAATGGTCTCGCGGATTTGCAGTCGCAAAGTGCAGAGCGATCGCAGAATATGCATAGGAATGCGGAAGGTctggctttggctgctcgTGGCATGTTGGCGCAGCGAGATTCTTCGGTGATTGATTCGTTGTCGAAGATTGTTGTGCCATCTTTGGTTATTGTTGGTGCTGATGACAAGCCGTTCATTGCTGCGTCTGATTatatggcgaagaagatccCAAATGCGAAGAAAGTGGTTGTGCCAAATGCTGGTCATGCTGTCAATATTGATCAGCCGGGAGCGTTTTTGGAAGCTATTAAACCGTTCTTGGATGAATTTGGTTCACCAAAAGCtgtactctag
- a CDS encoding uncharacterized protein (antiSMASH:Cluster_6~SMCOG1052:Terpene synthase/cyclase metal-binding domain protein) — protein MTIPRPQHEKSSRLLIRLPILFKSFIAPDPDMRPDYEQCKLASCQWLADRLGMTEKASRVLTAGDFTWFCAVYIPYTPYERFRIVSDWTNLIFYLDDLFDNGDLKGDPVRTKAFIDRLFEAIDGDITPADQNDPDLDYVDKQKFYRRAMEKFLIGALKHVEDCHEDYNRSLDEILERRSDSVGMDPCYPMVCFANDLEIPDEIMLSEQIRGLEQLSCELCGLQNDVVSYRKEESESVTHNMIAVCRLNGMEVQEAHDHVAIMIDTRLNRMDETFATLPKCDKDIAEQVKAYVRGIELMVAANVHWSYRSHRYFGLRNHEVRETGLVDLLVQPPYLKQAIVPKGRADSFNEA, from the exons ATGACAATCCCACGTCCACAGCACGAGAAGTCCAGTCGACTCCTTATTCGACTACCCATCCTATTCAAATCATTCATCGCACCCGATCCCGACATGCGACCTGACTATGAGCAGTGCAAGCTTGCTTCCTGCCAATGGCTCGCTGACAGGCTCGGTATGACAGAGAAGGCTTCTCGAGTCCTTACCGCTGGGGACTTCACTTGGTTCTGCGCTGTCTACATTCCATACACTCCTTACGAACGCTTCCGCATCGTGAGCGACTGGACCAACTTGATCTTCTATCTCGATGATTTGTTCGACAACGGCGACCTCAAGGGAGATCCTGTGCGCACAAAGGCCTTCATCGATCGCCTGTTTGAAGCTATCGATGGCGACATTACGCCTGCAGACCAGAACGATCCCGACCTAGATTATGTCGACAAG CAAAAGTTCTACAGAAGAGCTATGGAGAAGTTCTTGATTGGGGCACTCAAGCACGTCGAGGACTGCCACGAAGACTACAACCGTAGTCTCGATGAGATCTTGGAACGCCGCAGCGACTCGGTCGGAATGGACCCTTGTTATCCCATGGTCTGCTTCGCGAATGATCTCGAGATACCAGATGAGATCATGCTCAGTGAGCAAATCCGAGGACTCGAGCAGCTGAGCTGCGAGCTGTGCGGTCTACAGAATGATGTGGTGTCATATCGAAAGGAAGAG TCCGAGTCGGTCACGCACAACATGATTGCAGTCTGCCGACTGAACGGCATGGAGGTACAAGAAGCGCACGATCACGTCGCAATCATGATCGACACCCGCTTGAACCGCATGGACGAGACTTTCGCCACACTTCCGAAGTGTGATAAGGACATCGCCGAGCAGGTCAAGGCGTACGTCCGCGGCATCGAACTCATGGTCGCTGCAAATGTGCACTGGAGCTATCGCAGTCACCGCTACTTTGGCTTACGCAACCACGAAGTGCGTGAAACGGGTCTTGTTGACCTTCTGGTTCAACCGCCCTACCTCAAGCAAGCCATCGTTCCAAAGGGTCGAGCCGATAGCTTTAACGAAGCTTAG
- a CDS encoding uncharacterized protein (antiSMASH:Cluster_6) — protein MAADNSINIPQIVAVVVVGFLAVRWYMSKPSTPSTGTSSTSRNRIDPAKVNAVSAIFPQLDRRSIAWDLSRNGGSVEATTARVLDGRGLDNPPPTFQPDLPVIPTAAPNRTGNTAATSGSRVTPSQQDLISRYGLQGRVTTSGKGKEPVLSEEQEREKKKSAWSSDKAQRAEALKRRREEMILAARRKMEMKDSEGQ, from the coding sequence ATGGCCGCTGATAACTCAATCAACATTCCGCAAATCGTCGCCGTAGTCGTTGTCGGCTTCCTCGCCGTCCGTTGGTACATGAGCAAACCCTCCACACCTTCGACCGGCACATCGTCCACCTCACGAAACCGCATCGATCCTGCCAAAGTCAACGCCGTTTCTGCCATATTCCCTCAACTTGATCGCCGAAGCATAGCCTGGGATCTGTCACGCAATGGCGGTAGCGTAGAGGCCACGACTGCAAGAGTGCTTGACGGCCGAGGGCTCGATAACCCACCTCCGACATTCCAACCCGATCTTCCCGTCATACCCACCGCGGCACCGAATAGGACTGGGAACACCGCAGCGACTTCAGGCAGTAGGGTCACGCCATCACAGCAGGATCTTATCAGTCGCTATGGGCTGCAAGGGAGGGTGACGACGAGCGGAAAAGGCAAGGAACCAGTTTTGAGCGAGGagcaagaaagagagaagaagaagagtgctTGGAGTTCGGACAAGGCGCAGAGAGCCGAGGCGTTGAAGAGGCGGAGGGAGGAGATGATCTTGGCCGCGAGGCGGAAGATGGAAATGAAGGACAGCGAAGGGCAGTGA
- a CDS encoding uncharacterized protein (MEROPS:MER0002489~antiSMASH:Cluster_6~SMCOG1053:beta-lactamase): MGDSKLRSEVDAILRNHITAGGASVAIASSQAEPFCFHTGLADIKTSKPVDSTHLFGIGSITKVFVAVVVLQLVEEGKLALQDTVQEHLHPDIYRDIDDAQNASILQLLNHTSGIDSWEDDSTWLIDARGARIQLDRIWQKTEPLDYICRPKKTAPSPGTWSYANTNYTLLGLIVEKITGSSAESEIRQRILQPLDLKLTFLDGFESCPGGGTVASRYHYASQHFRNTAGVCNAFSSVQEDIIDVTGSNLSVLWMAGGMISHPLDLVKFALALKTGALLKPPSMALMHDFVPSTLPGHEMGRGVFRQIIPGQGAWVGHSGGVLGFSAQLWWKEDGDCIMCVLANVGTVNAGKVDFGTSPIVQRSNFLGLAYDLVKR; this comes from the coding sequence ATGGGAGATTCGAAGCTGCGTTCTGAGGTCGATGCAATCCTCCGGAATCATATCACCGCGGGCGGGGCATCAGTGGCCATCGCGTCCAGCCAGGCAGAGCCTTTCTGTTTCCATACAGGCCTCGCAGACATCAAAACGTCCAAACCCGTGGACAGCACGCATCTATTTGGCATTGGAAGTATCACCAAGGTATTTGTAGCAGTCGTAGTCTTGCAGCTGGTGGAAGAGGGCAAGCTCGCACTTCAAGACACTGTTCAAGAACACCTTCATCCAGATATTTACCGCGATATTGACGATGCGCAAAATGCAAGCATATTGCAGCTTCTAAATCACACAAGTGGCATCGATAGCTGGGAAGATGATTCCACCTGGCTCATCGACGCAAGAGGCGCCAGGATCCAGCTCGACCGGATCTGGCAGAAGACTGAGCCATTGGACTACATTTGTCGCCCAAAGAAGACAGCTCCAAGTCCAGGGACATGGTCTTATGCAAATACGAATTATACACTACTCGGGTTGATTGTTGAGAAGATCACAGGAAGTTCAGCAGAATCCGAGATCCGCCAACGCATCTTGCAACCTCTAGACCTGAAGCTGACGTTCTTGGATGGATTCGAGAGTTGTCCCGGAGGCGGTACCGTTGCTAGCCGATATCACTACGCTTCTCAGCACTTTCGAAATACGGCAGGAGTTTGCAATGCATTCTCCTCAGTTCAAGAGGACATCATCGACGTCACAGGCTCGAATCTTTCGGTTTTATGGATGGCAGGTGGCATGATCTCGCATCCTTTGGATCTCGTCAAGTTCGCTCTAGCGCTGAAAACCGGGGCGCTGCTGAAACCGCCGTCGATGGCACTGATGCACGATTTCGTTCCCTCGACTTTGCCTGGTCATGAAATGGGCCGCGGTGTATTCAGACAGATCATTCCTGGTCAAGGAGCCTGGGTTGGACATTCTGGGGGTGTCCTAGGCTTTTCGGCTCAGCTGTGGTGGAAGGAAGATGGAGACTGTATTATGTGCGTGCTGGCTAACGTCGGTACTGTGAATGCAGGCAAAGTGGACTTTGGCACGAGCCCTATTGTGCAACGATCGAACTTTCTCGGGCTGGCCTACGATCTGGTCAAACGCTGA
- a CDS encoding uncharacterized protein (antiSMASH:Cluster_6), with product MKFATVAAAMLPLAAAYTKEQYRSGAVMQWMMEAKESAWAVARAAGEYKSERYNGFEKNKKGDRIRCTNGKAEAVAGDANQTYACNGIDMYDFKTHAELGSNGGEGSGSWGVTLQGRDFIAIGQTDGAAFAEVTKQGKLVYLGRLPAQSTPIIWREIKANGPYMIIGSEAVAHGVQIFDMRKLLKVDPKKPKTFSTLTDVTVFNDPIGLPTGRSHNVVVNEERNYAVAVGAAPRNTTCNSGLVFINMDNPTKPYMSGCAPQDGEDTLTIYNVENKKGLTAAEIISITPYKGASYSHQGWVLDPNWQTHLVLDDELDEGLVVPDEVNPESPALDGFPVTYIFDITNLEKPVNTGFYKSKVKSVDHNQFVHNGLSFQSNYQAGLRVLDVSSIPRDPSGKSVREIAFFDTYPQDDSLPGGGLPDWTYGTWSHYSFPSGWIVINTIDRGPFVVKLNNFRKRGFGSEYVKRGA from the exons ATGAAGTTCGCTACAGTCGCGGCAGCTATGCTGCCTCTTGCGGCCGCATACACCAAGGAACAGTACAGATCGGGAGCTGTCATGCAATGGATGATGGAGGCCAAAGAG TCTGCCTGGGCTGTTGCCAGAGCTGCCGGCGAGTACAAGAGCGAGAGATACAACGGATTCGAAAAGAACAAGAAGGGCGATCGAATTCGATGCACCAACGGCAAGGCCGAAGCCGTCGCAGGAGACGCCAACCAAACATACGCCTGCAACGGCATCGATATGTACGACTTCAAGACTCACGCAGAGCTCGGTAGCAACGGCGGCGAGGGCTCTGGATCTTGGGGTGTCACACTGCAAGGCCGAgacttcatcgccatcggaCAGACAGACGGCGCCGCGTTTGCTGAGGTGACGAAGCAAGGCAAGCTGGTGTACCTTGGCAGACTTCCTGCGCAATCGACACCAATCATCTGGAGAGAGATCAAGGCGAATGGTCCTTACATGATCATCGGCTCTGAGGCTGTTGCACATGGCGTTCAGATCTTTGAC ATGCGCAAACTCCTCAAGGTCGAtccgaagaagccgaagacgtTCAGCACTCTTACTGATGTCACTGTGTTCAATG ATCCCATCGGTCTCCCAACTGGCCGCTCGCACAATGTCGTGGTGAACGAGGAGAGGAACTACGCCGTCGCGGTCGGTGCCGCACCAAGGAATACCACATGCAACTCTGGTCTGGTTTTCATTAACATGGACAATCCTACCAAGCCATACATGTCTGGCTGCGCGCCACAGGATGGT GAAGATACGTTAACCATCTACAACGTGGAAAACAAGAAGGGTCTCACTGCCGCCGAGATTATTTCCATCACTCCTTACAAGGGTGCCTCCTACAGCCACCAAGGCTGGGTCCTGGACCCCAACTGGCAAACTCATCTTGTTTTGGACGATGAGCTCGACGAGGGCTTGGTCGTGCCAGACGAAGTGAACCCAGAGAGTCCTGCATTGGATGGTTTCCCGGTGACCTACATCTTCGACATCACAAATCTCGAGAAGCCAGTCAACACCGGATTTTACAAGTCCAAGGTCAAGTCGGTCGACCACAACCAGTTTGTC CACAACGGTCTCTCCTTCCAGTCCAACTACCAAGCTGGTCTGCGTGTCCTCGATGTCAGCAGCATTCCACGCGATCCTTCGGGAAAGAGTGTTCGCGagatcgccttcttcgacacATATCCACAAGACGACTCGCTACCTGGTGGCGGACTTCCTGACTGGACCTATGGAACCTGGAGTCATTACAGCTTCCCCAGCGGCTGGATTGTCATCAACACAATCGATCGCGGCCCATTCGTCGTCAAGTTGAACAACTTCAGGAAGCGCGGTTTCGGCAGCGAGTATGTCAAGCGTGGCGCTTAA
- a CDS encoding uncharacterized protein (MEROPS:MER0033198~antiSMASH:Cluster_6), with product MKSITCSILATALTAAAQGIGLVTDDFPIVDLGYARHAPTKINQTTLNKISYATYSNIRFAQPPVGALRFRKPKVPPPYAEGVQDGVISQNETNCIQSVPGYFTSLPGLNGTSWGQEDCLFLDVIVPEGVKQGSSVPVLHWIYGGGFFFGAKDTGGNPAALFDRMTADDKFVIVASNYRLGVLGWSAVEGESGIDANAGLYDSQAALEWTRDNVHRFGGDSNQVTVMGQSAGSGIIEHLLAATSEGQRPSFQQAILSSPGYRPHVNRSIETLGLWRELLNQTKCTDFDCVKKLPETTIAEANRYHYLEAPSGGFPGSSISYGPVIDGDLVKDLPERVLQQISQFSPAPPSYVKRVIAGDMKKDGAASTIGDFTSWAEQVSVFARTPSNATISAIENLYGPFNGSGSSFREDGSVEMTPFDTFSGDVIFACHSHFVAEAFAAYRASGHWPGLDSESYRYEMSIQPAVHGQDISYYFFDEIVAALDPTVEESVATDLQQKFRDFIMGREMEGWPESTSSGGDARDWLNITADGLVAVEQADEGDRRKKCREIVSLYGNEADGW from the exons ATGAAGTCCATAACGTGCAGCATACTAGCAACAGCACTTacagctgctgctcaaggTATAGGGCTAGTAACTGATGATTTTCCAATTGTGGATCTG GGCTATGCTCGGCACGCCCCTACGAAAATCAACCAGACTACACTGAACAAAATATCATACGCAACCTATTCCAACATTCGCTTCGCGCAGCCTCCCGTCGGTGCACTGCGTTTCCGGAAACCAAAAGTCCCTCCACCATACGCCGAAGGAGTCCAAGATGGCGTGATATCACAGAATGAGACGAATTGCATACAGTCCGTACCAGGATACTTCACGTCCTTACCAGGCTTGAATGGAACCTCATGGGGACAAGAAGACTGTCTGTTCCTGGATGTCATCGTGCCCGAAGGTGTAAAGCAAGGCTCCAGCGTGCCAGTGCTCCACTGGATTTATGGTGGTGGCTTTTTCTTCGGAGCTAAGGATACTGGAGGAAATCCGGCGGCGTTGTTCGATCGCATGACTGCAGACGACAAGTTTGTGATTGTGGCATCGAATTACCGGCTTGGAGTCCTTGGCTGGAGTGCTGTAGAGGGAGAGTCTGGCATAGATGCGAATGCAGGTTTGTACGACTCCCAGGCTGCGTTGGAATGGACTCGCGATAATGTGCATCGTTTTGGTGGGGACTCAAATCAAGTCACGGTCATGGGCCAAAGTGCGGGAAGTGGCATTATCGAGCATTTGCTAGCCGCAACTAGCGAAGGCCAGAGACCATCTTTTCAACAG GCTATTCTCTCCTCTCCCGGCTATCGCCCACATGTCAATCGCTCCATCGAGACACTCGGCCTGTGGCGTGAATTGTTGAATCAAACCAAGTGCACCGATTTCGACTGCGTTAAGAAACTACCAGAGACAACCATCGCTGAAGCAAACCGGTATCACTACCTCGAAGCTCCGTCTGGTGGATTTCCTGGTTCCTCGATCTCTTACGGGCCAGTCATAGATGGAGATCTGGTCAAGGACCTTCCCGAACGCGTCCTGCAACAAATTAGTCAGTTTTCACCAGCTCCACCGAGCTATGTGAAACGAGTTATTGCAGGTGATATGAAGAAAGATGGAGCAGCTTCCACGATCGGCGACTTCACTTCTTGGGCAGAGCAAGTTTCCGTGTTTGCACGAACGCCTTCGAATGCGACCATCTCAGCGATCGAGAACCTCTACGGGCCATTCAATGGATCCGGATCATCGTTTCGCGAGGATGGGTCTGTCGAAATGACTCCATTCGATACCTTCTCGGGGGACGTGATCTTTGCTTGTCACTCCCATTTCGTGGCCGAAGCCTTTGCTGCATATCGTGCAAGTGGTCACTGGCCAGGGCTGGACAGTGAAAGCTACCGCTACGAGATGTCAATCCAGCCGGCAGTACACGGCCAGGACAtcagctattacttttttgATGAGATCGTGGCGGCCCTGGATCCCACCGTAGAAGAATCTGTTGCAACAGACTTGCAGCAAAAGTTTCGAGACTTTATCATGGGTCGAGAAATGGAGGGTTGGCCCGAGTCTACCTCGAGTGGGGGCGATGCTCGAGATTGGCTGAACATCACTGCAGATGGCCTTGTTGCTGTCGAGCAGGCCGATGAGGGTGATCGTCGGAAAAAGTGCCGAGAGATTGTCTCATTGTACGGGAACGAGGCGGATGGGTGGTGA